A stretch of the Sphingobacterium thalpophilum genome encodes the following:
- the rhaT gene encoding L-rhamnose/proton symporter RhaT — translation MNAVFGVIFHFIGGFASGSFYVPYKKVKNWSWESMWILGGLFSWIIVPPIAAMLTIPNFVDIIKETDNSILGYTFLFGLLWGVGGLTYGLGVRYLGVSLGSSIILGLSMVFGSLMPSIYYFFNKASGKHGIDYFFTTNSGICILIGLLVCILGVYLCGKAGVSKERHLSTLAVENKADYNFGLGIVVAIISGILSACFNFGIEAGKPMADVANALWKAANPDQGEFLYQNNVTYIVILWGGFATNFLWCLYLLIKNKTYGDYVKSETPKGKNLLLCAMAGTTWYLQFFFYGMGESRLGNGASSWILHMAFIILISNAWGVVLKEWKGVDRSTYRSIIGGIVTIIISICIVGFAKTLEN, via the coding sequence ATGAATGCAGTCTTCGGAGTTATATTTCATTTCATTGGCGGATTCGCCTCGGGAAGTTTTTATGTGCCGTATAAGAAAGTGAAAAATTGGTCATGGGAATCCATGTGGATTCTAGGCGGACTTTTTTCATGGATTATCGTACCGCCAATAGCGGCGATGCTGACTATACCTAATTTTGTTGATATTATTAAAGAGACCGATAATTCTATTTTAGGATATACATTTCTATTTGGCTTGCTTTGGGGAGTCGGAGGCTTGACTTACGGCCTAGGTGTTCGATATCTCGGTGTATCCTTGGGAAGCAGTATCATTCTGGGCCTGAGTATGGTATTTGGCTCCCTGATGCCGAGTATTTACTATTTCTTTAATAAGGCCAGTGGTAAGCATGGGATAGATTATTTTTTCACCACAAATTCTGGGATCTGTATTCTGATCGGGCTCTTGGTCTGTATACTTGGTGTATACCTCTGCGGTAAGGCAGGTGTTTCTAAAGAGCGACATTTATCCACCTTAGCTGTTGAAAACAAGGCGGATTACAATTTTGGCTTGGGCATCGTTGTCGCTATCATTTCAGGAATACTGAGTGCCTGTTTCAATTTTGGAATAGAGGCGGGTAAGCCCATGGCGGACGTCGCAAATGCGCTGTGGAAAGCTGCTAACCCCGATCAAGGGGAATTTCTTTATCAAAATAATGTGACCTACATCGTGATTCTTTGGGGTGGCTTTGCAACGAATTTTCTCTGGTGCCTGTATTTGTTGATCAAGAACAAAACGTATGGGGATTATGTGAAGTCGGAAACACCTAAAGGTAAAAATCTGCTTTTGTGTGCGATGGCCGGAACGACCTGGTATCTGCAATTTTTCTTTTATGGTATGGGAGAAAGTCGTTTGGGGAATGGGGCTAGCTCGTGGATATTGCACATGGCATTTATCATCCTGATTTCAAACGCTTGGGGTGTCGTGCTTAAAGAATGGAAGGGGGTAGACCGATCGACCTATCGTTCCATCATTGGAGGAATCGTAACAATTATTATTTCCATTTGCATTGTGGGATTTGCAAAGACATTAGAAAATTAA
- a CDS encoding bifunctional rhamnulose-1-phosphate aldolase/short-chain dehydrogenase, whose translation MKTYKHVNYLWDDEKAQALQGDEVALLLYRSNILGADLRITNYGGGNTSCKVWEKDPLTGEQVEVMWIKGSGGDIGTLKKSGLAALYLKRLRNLENVYRGLEHEDEMVELFNHCIYDLASKAPSIDTPLHGFLPFKHIDHLHPDAAIAIAAAKDGKKITQELFNGTIGWVDWQRPGFDLGLQLRACLEENPGIRGIMLGSHGLFTWGDTAYECYINSLDVIEACASYLEDNFGKKRPVFGGQKETSLPQDERASQAAKLAPILRGFCSSERHMIGHFTDDERVLEFINSNDLERLAPLGTSCPDHFLRTKIQPLVLNLDKSENLDDVEGLKAKLSPLFEEYRGMYTQYYESCKHDNSPAIRDKNPVIVLYPGVGMFSFAKDKQTARVAAEFYINAINVMKGAEAVSEYTALPRQEAFDIEYWLLEEAKLQRMPKPKALSGKIALVTGSGGGIGKAIAKKMAQEGAVVVLNDINAERLAECEQEFVTHFGKDAVISTLLDVTDEAQIREALKTASLAFGGIDIVVNNAGLSISKSIEDHTQKDWNLLYDVLVKGQFLVTQAVTPILKGQHIGGDILNIVSKNALVSGPNNIGYGSAKAAQLHLSRLCAAELGPFKVRVNVVNPDAVISDSNIWAGGWAEGRAKAYGVTVEELPAYYAKRTLLNEIILPEDIANACFAFVGGLLHKSTGNVLNVDGGVAMAFVR comes from the coding sequence GTGAAAACGTACAAACATGTCAATTATTTATGGGACGACGAAAAAGCTCAGGCACTACAAGGTGATGAAGTGGCTTTACTCTTATATCGTTCGAATATTTTAGGTGCTGATTTAAGGATTACAAATTATGGTGGAGGCAATACGTCCTGCAAAGTTTGGGAAAAAGACCCCTTGACCGGTGAGCAAGTAGAGGTCATGTGGATTAAAGGGTCAGGAGGAGATATCGGAACACTGAAGAAATCAGGCTTGGCGGCATTATATCTCAAGCGCTTACGTAACCTGGAAAATGTGTACCGTGGTCTGGAACATGAAGATGAAATGGTGGAGCTGTTTAACCATTGTATTTATGACCTGGCGTCAAAAGCGCCATCAATTGATACACCATTGCATGGCTTCCTGCCTTTTAAACACATTGACCATTTGCACCCCGACGCAGCTATTGCGATCGCTGCGGCCAAGGATGGTAAAAAAATCACTCAGGAGTTGTTCAACGGTACCATTGGCTGGGTAGATTGGCAACGTCCGGGTTTTGATTTAGGCTTACAGCTCAGAGCTTGTCTAGAAGAAAATCCTGGCATCCGTGGTATTATGCTAGGATCGCATGGACTATTTACCTGGGGCGATACAGCCTATGAATGTTATATAAATTCATTGGATGTGATCGAAGCATGTGCCTCCTATCTCGAAGATAACTTTGGAAAAAAACGGCCTGTATTTGGTGGTCAAAAAGAAACGAGTCTACCTCAAGACGAACGGGCATCACAAGCCGCCAAATTAGCACCGATATTGAGAGGGTTCTGCTCCAGCGAACGTCATATGATCGGGCATTTTACCGATGATGAGCGGGTGTTAGAGTTTATCAACTCCAATGATCTGGAACGTTTGGCACCATTGGGGACGAGCTGTCCGGATCATTTTTTGAGAACTAAAATTCAGCCATTGGTATTGAATCTCGACAAGTCTGAGAATTTGGATGATGTCGAAGGGCTTAAAGCCAAATTGTCGCCTCTATTTGAAGAATATCGGGGAATGTATACGCAGTACTATGAAAGCTGCAAACACGACAATAGCCCTGCTATCCGTGATAAGAATCCGGTAATCGTCTTATATCCCGGAGTGGGCATGTTCTCTTTTGCAAAAGATAAACAGACAGCACGTGTGGCAGCCGAATTCTATATTAATGCCATCAATGTCATGAAAGGCGCTGAAGCCGTGAGCGAATATACCGCATTACCGCGTCAGGAAGCGTTCGATATCGAATACTGGTTGCTCGAGGAGGCGAAGTTACAGCGTATGCCAAAACCAAAAGCCTTGTCGGGTAAGATTGCTTTGGTCACTGGCAGCGGTGGCGGCATTGGTAAAGCAATAGCAAAGAAGATGGCGCAGGAAGGTGCTGTGGTAGTTCTTAATGACATTAACGCAGAGCGTTTGGCGGAATGCGAACAGGAGTTTGTTACGCACTTTGGTAAAGATGCCGTTATCTCCACTTTATTGGATGTAACCGACGAAGCTCAGATACGTGAAGCATTGAAGACTGCTTCGCTCGCATTTGGTGGAATCGATATCGTGGTTAACAACGCAGGGCTGTCAATTTCCAAATCCATCGAAGACCATACCCAAAAAGATTGGAATCTTCTATATGATGTTTTGGTAAAGGGACAGTTTTTGGTGACTCAGGCAGTAACGCCCATTTTAAAAGGACAACATATTGGCGGAGATATCCTGAATATTGTGAGTAAGAATGCATTGGTAAGCGGGCCTAACAATATAGGTTACGGAAGTGCAAAGGCTGCACAGCTGCATCTGAGTAGGTTGTGTGCTGCCGAACTTGGACCTTTTAAGGTGCGGGTCAATGTTGTTAACCCAGATGCGGTGATCTCTGATAGTAATATATGGGCTGGCGGATGGGCTGAAGGCCGCGCAAAGGCTTATGGCGTAACAGTGGAGGAACTGCCGGCTTACTATGCCAAGAGAACATTGCTGAATGAAATTATTCTTCCCGAAGATATCGCAAATGCCTGTTTTGCCTTTGTGGGAGGTCTTCTGCATAAGTCCACAGGAAACGTTCTGAACGTAGACGGAGGCGTAGCGATGGCGTTTGTACGTTAA
- a CDS encoding TIM barrel protein produces the protein MILDKQIIDQHNNQLKDKHERAFNYLSSDIVNVEGILDKLQKFQIAIPSWALGTGGTRFGRFSGAGEPGTLEQKLEDVALLHTLNKSSGAISLHIPWDIPKDAEKIKALAASLGIGFDAVNSNTFQDQAGQEHSYKFGSLHHVDPKVREQAIAHNIEVINYGKALGSKSLTVWLADGSSFPGQLNFREAFQNTLSSLSEIYKHLPDDWKLFVEYKAFEPYFYSTTIGDWGQSLLLANKLGPKAYTLVDLGHHLPNANIEQIVSLLLMEGKLGGFHFNDSKYADDDLTAGSIKPYQLFLIFNELVDGMDLNGIDHATGLGWMIDASHNLKDPLVDLLQSVEAIKIAYAQALLVDRKALKQAQQGNDIVRAQEILQDAFRTDVRPLVAEARLRSGAALQPVQLFNEQNLRAKLIEERGINSVATGL, from the coding sequence ATGATTCTGGATAAACAAATTATAGATCAACACAATAACCAATTAAAGGATAAACACGAGCGAGCGTTTAACTATTTATCTTCGGATATTGTGAACGTAGAAGGCATTTTGGATAAACTTCAAAAATTTCAGATTGCCATTCCAAGCTGGGCATTGGGTACAGGCGGAACACGTTTTGGGCGCTTTTCCGGGGCAGGTGAGCCGGGCACGCTAGAGCAGAAGCTCGAGGATGTAGCTCTATTACATACGCTGAATAAATCAAGTGGCGCAATTTCTCTACATATCCCATGGGATATTCCGAAAGATGCGGAGAAAATCAAGGCATTGGCCGCTTCGCTAGGCATTGGTTTTGATGCCGTCAATTCAAATACTTTTCAGGATCAAGCAGGGCAGGAACACAGTTACAAGTTCGGATCCCTCCATCATGTAGACCCTAAGGTCCGTGAACAGGCAATTGCTCATAACATTGAGGTAATCAATTATGGAAAAGCCTTGGGGTCGAAGTCGTTAACGGTTTGGTTGGCAGACGGTTCGTCTTTCCCCGGGCAGCTGAATTTTAGGGAGGCCTTCCAAAATACATTATCCAGCCTAAGTGAGATTTACAAACATTTACCCGACGACTGGAAACTTTTTGTTGAATACAAAGCCTTTGAACCTTACTTCTATTCGACCACCATCGGCGATTGGGGACAGTCATTGCTATTGGCCAATAAACTGGGGCCCAAAGCCTATACATTGGTGGATCTGGGACACCATTTGCCAAATGCAAACATCGAGCAAATCGTTTCGTTGTTGCTGATGGAGGGTAAATTGGGTGGATTCCATTTTAACGATAGTAAGTATGCGGATGATGACCTCACAGCCGGAAGTATCAAGCCTTACCAGTTATTCTTGATCTTCAACGAACTGGTTGACGGTATGGACCTGAACGGAATTGATCATGCTACCGGGCTTGGCTGGATGATTGATGCGTCTCATAACTTGAAGGATCCGCTGGTCGACCTGCTGCAGTCGGTTGAAGCAATTAAAATCGCCTATGCGCAGGCCTTGTTGGTCGACCGCAAGGCACTGAAACAGGCCCAGCAAGGTAACGATATTGTGAGGGCACAGGAAATCCTGCAAGATGCATTCCGTACCGATGTCAGGCCGCTTGTCGCTGAGGCTAGGCTAAGAAGCGGGGCAGCCTTGCAGCCAGTACAATTATTCAACGAACAAAACTTACGGGCAAAACTCATTGAGGAACGCGGAATCAATTCTGTCGCTACAGGTTTGTAA
- a CDS encoding FGGY-family carbohydrate kinase: MKGKPIPVVAIFDVGKTNKKLFLFNEQYQIVFERSARFLETTDEDGDSCENLESLRLSVFDSLHEVFRNGEFEIKAINFTSYGASFVYIDKDGRPLTPLYNYLKDYPKKLLESFYAQYGGKDRFSLETSSPSLGSLNSGLQIYRLLKLRPELFKEVKWALHLPQYLSYLISGQPYSDMTSIGCHTALWDFSKNNYHRWVNDTGIIQKMAPIVQGDQLFRATFPGSGYLVGSGLHDSSSALIPYLLNFHEPFVLISTGTWCISFNPFNTESLTKEELNQDCLMYMTYTGRPVKASRLFAGYTHEEQIKRIAQFFQVSTGKFKQINLDWDIIEKYQVMDISDELDAFSSIDLNHFKTYVEAYHVLMMYLVKAQIKSTSLILQNNGVQRIFVDGGFSRNVIYMTLLAQAFPHSEVFGASMAQATALGAALVIHDHWNKQPIPNDIIELRYFRAKQRWY, encoded by the coding sequence ATGAAGGGGAAACCAATACCAGTAGTGGCCATCTTTGACGTTGGGAAGACCAATAAAAAATTATTTCTCTTTAATGAGCAGTATCAGATAGTTTTTGAACGATCTGCTCGTTTTTTGGAGACTACTGACGAGGATGGGGATAGCTGTGAAAACCTAGAGAGTCTGCGTTTGTCAGTTTTTGACTCATTGCATGAGGTGTTCCGGAATGGAGAGTTTGAAATCAAAGCGATTAACTTTACTTCTTATGGAGCGAGTTTCGTCTACATTGACAAAGATGGCCGGCCGTTAACACCATTATACAACTATTTGAAGGATTATCCTAAGAAATTACTGGAATCCTTTTACGCTCAGTATGGAGGAAAAGATAGGTTTTCTTTGGAGACATCGTCTCCGAGTTTAGGAAGTCTGAATTCAGGATTGCAGATTTACCGTCTTTTGAAGTTAAGGCCCGAGCTATTCAAGGAAGTGAAATGGGCCCTGCACCTTCCGCAATACTTGAGTTATCTGATCTCAGGGCAGCCTTATTCGGATATGACAAGTATTGGTTGTCATACAGCACTTTGGGATTTTAGCAAAAATAATTACCATCGGTGGGTGAATGATACAGGTATTATCCAGAAAATGGCGCCAATTGTCCAGGGGGATCAGCTGTTTCGGGCAACTTTTCCCGGCAGCGGCTATCTTGTGGGCAGCGGTTTGCACGACAGTTCCTCAGCTTTGATCCCGTATCTGTTGAATTTTCATGAACCCTTTGTTCTGATCTCAACAGGTACTTGGTGTATTTCTTTTAATCCTTTTAATACCGAATCATTGACAAAAGAAGAGCTGAACCAGGATTGCCTCATGTATATGACGTACACAGGTCGCCCTGTAAAGGCATCTCGGTTGTTTGCGGGATATACACATGAAGAGCAGATCAAACGCATTGCGCAGTTTTTTCAGGTGTCCACAGGCAAGTTTAAACAGATTAATCTCGATTGGGATATTATTGAAAAGTATCAGGTCATGGATATTTCCGATGAGCTGGACGCTTTCTCATCCATTGATTTGAATCATTTCAAAACCTATGTCGAGGCGTATCATGTGCTGATGATGTATCTGGTCAAAGCTCAGATTAAATCAACCTCGCTGATTCTTCAAAATAATGGTGTTCAGCGGATATTTGTGGATGGAGGATTTAGCCGTAATGTGATTTATATGACCTTACTGGCGCAGGCATTCCCACATAGCGAGGTGTTTGGGGCTTCAATGGCTCAGGCAACCGCGCTTGGTGCCGCGTTGGTCATCCATGACCATTGGAATAAACAGCCTATTCCCAACGATATTATTGAACTACGTTATTTTAGGGCGAAGCAGCGGTGGTATTAA
- a CDS encoding rhamnogalacturonan acetylesterase, which translates to MKRLLLTIGLFMLFCGVLSAEQIVREFRFGGTKKNQTVISLREAQAYTDKQGYGFEFSTEQDVRIDPKNKSLFSEKPFYFSVKVPEGNYKITIIYHGLSDKPYRSTVRSESRRLQIENQEVLPNKSLERTFIVHIKDPKIASGETVRLKMPRERHKLDWDDKLTFEFQQTNCILAIRIEAISNVPTVFLAGNSTVVNQEDEPWASWGQMIPRFFDAGVAIANHAESGLALSSFLSSKRLEKILSVAKSGDYLLIEFGHNDQKEKGENAGAYKGYSERLRYFVREFRAKGGIPVILTSTARRSFDEQGHLVHTLGDFPDAARKVAAELQVPLIDLNKKTSMFYEALGVEGSKRAFVHYPAHTYPNQENALADNTHFNPYGAYEIAKMVLTGIKENQLAIAGHIIDFQGFDPQHPDDCQTWYWPPSLVHSILKPDGN; encoded by the coding sequence ATGAAGAGATTACTCTTAACGATCGGATTATTTATGCTGTTCTGTGGTGTTTTGTCTGCTGAACAGATTGTCAGGGAATTTCGCTTTGGTGGTACCAAGAAAAACCAGACTGTAATTTCTTTAAGGGAAGCACAAGCCTATACGGATAAGCAAGGATATGGTTTTGAATTTTCAACAGAACAAGATGTCAGGATTGATCCAAAGAATAAAAGCCTTTTTAGCGAAAAGCCATTTTATTTTTCAGTAAAAGTTCCTGAGGGCAATTATAAAATTACGATTATCTATCATGGTTTGAGCGATAAGCCTTACCGCAGTACTGTGCGGTCTGAATCCCGGAGACTGCAGATTGAAAACCAAGAGGTGTTACCTAATAAATCTTTAGAGAGGACCTTTATTGTACATATCAAAGACCCAAAGATTGCTTCTGGCGAAACTGTAAGATTAAAGATGCCCAGGGAGCGGCACAAGCTGGACTGGGATGATAAGCTGACTTTTGAGTTTCAACAGACGAATTGTATTTTGGCTATTCGTATTGAAGCGATAAGTAATGTCCCGACTGTATTTTTAGCGGGTAACTCTACGGTAGTTAATCAAGAGGATGAGCCCTGGGCATCCTGGGGACAAATGATTCCTCGTTTTTTTGATGCTGGCGTTGCCATTGCTAACCATGCCGAATCCGGCTTGGCATTAAGTTCGTTCTTGTCCTCAAAAAGATTGGAAAAAATTCTCTCTGTCGCCAAATCGGGAGATTATTTATTGATCGAATTTGGGCACAATGATCAAAAAGAAAAAGGAGAAAATGCTGGTGCGTATAAGGGGTACAGTGAACGTTTGCGTTATTTTGTTCGTGAATTTCGGGCGAAAGGTGGTATTCCAGTTATACTCACTTCGACAGCGCGACGCTCATTTGACGAACAGGGGCATTTGGTTCATACTTTAGGTGATTTTCCAGATGCGGCTCGTAAAGTCGCAGCAGAACTTCAAGTCCCATTGATTGATCTGAATAAGAAAACCAGTATGTTTTATGAAGCCTTGGGCGTTGAGGGTTCCAAACGGGCATTTGTCCACTATCCTGCGCATACTTACCCAAATCAGGAAAATGCACTGGCTGATAATACCCATTTTAATCCTTACGGTGCCTATGAAATTGCAAAGATGGTACTCACTGGGATCAAAGAAAATCAGTTGGCGATAGCGGGGCATATCATCGATTTTCAGGGCTTTGATCCACAACATCCAGATGACTGTCAAACTTGGTATTGGCCTCCAAGTTTGGTCCATAGTATTCTAAAACCAGATGGCAATTAG
- a CDS encoding fasciclin domain-containing protein encodes MLSSKFNLFWITLLMTIVSCRKEAFDAYYGRPDWLAKPIYQQLDSMGDFKKYLSCIELSGYKNTLGTAGSWTVFAPTDQAFDQFMKENGFPDVSKIDAKLAEKIVRSSMIYDGERLEKLNDYFSAKGWQQGFAFRRRSVYYDFVEKEDLGNGKIRRFISTNRGPNTAYAATDNNNKHISYFFKDYMSQRGLGAMDYQSFYPKSTYTGLNVGSAQIDPKRSNISAENGYIHVVDKVLVADKSIDQYLRENSNYSAFKSILDFFSTYTYNAEITRKNEVLTGEKDSVFVKSYTGIGLAVNNENYLKEDPNDAQTNNFSITVPNNEAVSNYAKRVLLKYYPQGTTLKDVFYTNPTVLTEFVNSHLYNTQVWPSQFAQTQNFAGELPKVTKANIKEAKLLSNGAFYGIDACQQANVFHSVYGNVLLDPKYSFMRRALERISMNLTLKIPTIRYMLILVSDQKLYEMGFDYDAYNTSDPIRFNGGNGTPEMREVLMAHIIPLGNDPLPDLSGKGILESYAGEYVKFNQMKMSSSGTLDGPTETQQIRIDSISIGNNLSGPLNGVAVYLNGGLTSSNTNIGFFLKKIGADQASSPFNAFYQYLIASTLYSATDGVIKGVELGLNYTLLIPNNAAVASAVANGDLPISTAPTVQADIDKVTRFIQYHITRNSFAIDGKKTGYFQSLCKNVEGDAQSVQVSVNQTNKLQLIDNLNRTIDADVIESNQLGQRVLIHSLKGYLKHGL; translated from the coding sequence ATGTTATCATCCAAATTTAACCTATTTTGGATTACACTATTGATGACGATAGTGTCGTGCAGGAAAGAAGCCTTTGACGCCTATTATGGAAGGCCGGATTGGCTCGCAAAACCAATTTACCAACAGCTTGATTCGATGGGTGATTTTAAGAAGTATCTGAGTTGTATTGAATTGTCAGGTTATAAAAATACACTCGGAACTGCGGGGTCTTGGACGGTTTTTGCACCTACCGATCAGGCCTTTGATCAATTTATGAAGGAAAATGGTTTTCCTGACGTATCGAAGATTGACGCAAAACTAGCCGAGAAAATTGTGCGTTCTTCAATGATATATGATGGTGAGCGACTTGAAAAGCTGAACGATTATTTTTCAGCAAAAGGCTGGCAGCAAGGGTTTGCTTTCCGGCGGCGGTCTGTGTATTATGATTTTGTTGAAAAAGAGGACTTAGGGAACGGCAAAATTAGACGGTTTATCTCAACAAATCGCGGTCCTAATACGGCTTATGCAGCTACCGATAACAATAACAAGCATATTAGTTATTTTTTTAAGGATTACATGAGCCAACGTGGTTTAGGGGCTATGGATTACCAATCATTTTATCCCAAAAGTACATACACTGGATTGAATGTCGGATCTGCTCAGATTGATCCTAAACGAAGCAATATCTCCGCCGAGAATGGTTATATACATGTCGTGGATAAAGTTTTGGTTGCGGACAAGAGTATCGATCAATACCTTCGGGAGAATTCAAATTACTCCGCCTTTAAATCAATTTTGGATTTTTTTAGTACGTATACCTACAATGCAGAGATCACGCGGAAGAATGAGGTCCTTACTGGAGAAAAGGATTCCGTATTTGTTAAGAGTTATACCGGAATTGGTTTGGCAGTCAACAACGAAAATTATTTGAAGGAAGATCCCAACGATGCACAAACCAATAATTTCTCCATCACGGTGCCTAACAATGAGGCAGTCAGTAATTATGCTAAACGCGTATTATTAAAATATTACCCCCAAGGTACCACGTTAAAAGATGTTTTTTATACCAATCCTACTGTCTTAACAGAATTTGTAAATTCTCATCTATACAATACACAGGTGTGGCCATCGCAGTTTGCTCAAACGCAAAACTTTGCGGGTGAATTGCCTAAAGTGACAAAGGCTAATATCAAGGAGGCAAAATTGTTGAGCAATGGCGCATTTTATGGTATAGACGCTTGTCAACAGGCCAATGTCTTTCATTCTGTCTATGGCAATGTTTTATTAGATCCCAAATATAGCTTCATGCGTCGCGCGTTAGAGCGGATCAGCATGAACCTGACACTGAAAATCCCAACAATTCGTTACATGCTGATTTTAGTATCGGATCAAAAGCTATATGAAATGGGCTTTGATTATGATGCCTATAATACTTCCGACCCGATCCGTTTTAATGGCGGAAACGGTACACCGGAAATGCGAGAGGTGCTGATGGCTCATATTATTCCATTAGGAAATGATCCCTTGCCTGATTTATCGGGAAAAGGAATATTGGAAAGCTATGCAGGTGAGTATGTAAAGTTTAACCAGATGAAAATGTCTTCTAGCGGAACTTTGGATGGCCCGACGGAAACACAGCAGATCCGCATTGATTCGATCAGCATTGGAAATAATCTGTCTGGCCCATTAAACGGGGTTGCCGTATATCTGAATGGCGGTTTGACCTCATCGAATACCAATATTGGCTTCTTTCTCAAAAAAATCGGAGCCGATCAAGCATCCTCACCATTCAATGCCTTTTATCAATATCTAATTGCAAGCACACTTTATTCTGCTACGGACGGCGTTATTAAAGGAGTGGAGCTCGGGTTAAACTATACCCTATTAATTCCGAATAATGCGGCAGTCGCCAGTGCTGTTGCAAATGGGGATTTGCCAATTTCGACAGCGCCTACAGTGCAGGCAGACATCGACAAAGTAACGCGATTTATCCAGTATCATATTACACGCAACTCATTCGCGATCGATGGGAAGAAAACAGGATATTTCCAGTCGCTGTGTAAAAATGTTGAAGGTGATGCACAGTCCGTGCAGGTTTCTGTCAATCAGACGAATAAATTGCAGTTGATCGATAACCTAAATCGTACCATCGATGCTGATGTCATCGAAAGCAATCAGCTGGGTCAACGTGTACTGATTCATTCGCTCAAAGGATATTTGAAGCATGGACTGTAA